The DNA window GTATATCCGGTACGATAACATAGCACCCTGCATTGAACGGGACACATACGTCAGCTTCAGGACAATAATAAGTCCCGGGAGGACATTTTGAAACGGATGCTGCTCCTTTGATTGTTTTCAGTTCTTTTCTTGACAATGTTTTTAAATTTTTCATGATTATAGAATTTGGTTCAGTAATAAAATTTTATACTTTATATATTCTCAAAGTTAGTAAAACATTTGTATCATATATTTTATTTTATGAAATATTTTTTATAAGATCGAAATGATTATCGTGTATTTATTTGAGAATCGGAGTAGTTAGACGTTGAGATGTAGGATTTGATGGTGTGAGCGTGCCAGAACCGGAATGAAGCCACAGAAAACACAAAAATTTACAGTTGACATAGTGATGAACTGGCAGAGTAAATATATGTAAAAGGCCACATGATGGATCATATGGCCTTTCTGATTTTATCTTTAACAGCAAACTACATCGAAAGAACCTTTGTTTTTGTATGGTAAACAATCACATCCTGTTCCGTATTTCCTCCGGTTCTGGTAAGGCCATTCACATGAATAACTTTAAAGTTCCGGGGCTTATAGATTTTCACCTCGTTTGTGGTTTCATCTACAATTACTTTCTCTGCATTTTCAAAGCTGAATGCCTCAGATGACAGAGAGACATTTCCTGTAAAAACAGTTGTTTTCTCACGGGAATTCCTGTTCGTTTGCTCACTTTTAAATTTCAATATGTCTTCATTTGATTCCTGCTGAGAGAAAGCGAAAGATGAACACAGCGACAATATACATACTGCCCAAGCTTTTAGATTTTTTACCATTGTTAATTTTTAAATTTCTACAAAAAAACAAATAAATTTGATGGCGAATAAATAAATAACTTTTTTAACATAAATCACCCGTGGAATGACTTAAGGACCTTCAGAGTCTCTCATAACAGGTGTATTGATGACTTAATAAAGAGAAGCAAAAAGCAAGCAACAGGCATTTTGCAATAATGAGAAAAATTGAAAAGTCCTAAATACAAATAACCATTAAAGCTGAATCTAAAATAAACTTTAATCAGGTGTTAAGTTCTTGAATAAATATCATCAGCTATAAATTAAGAAATAATGACAGAGAAATTTCCGGTAATTAACAGTACGCTTTCACCCCACAGTCTGGCTAAGCTTATTCAGCAAAAATATGGACTGAGCGATAAAGCTGAATGCAGTGTTTTCCGGCTTGCCATGAACCATCTGTATATTGTCTATGATAATGAAAACAGATATGTATTCAGAGTATACACCCATCACTGGCGTACAAAGCTGGAAATTGAAGAAGAAATAAGGCTTTTAATCCTTCTGAAAGAAGATGGGAGACAGGTGGCTTTTCCGATCGCCGATCAGTCGGACGGTTTCATCCAGGAAATCGAAGCACCGGAAGGGATCAGGTTCGGGGTTTTATTTTCTTATGCTAAAGGCAAAAAGACAGCAAAATTTTCAAATGGGACAAGTTTCCTGATCGGACAGGCATTGGCAAAAATTCATCAATCAACGGAACATATCGGCCTGGACAGATTGTCCTACAATACCCAAAACCTACTCAAAGATCCTGTTTTAAAGATAAAAGGATTCTATGATAAAAATAGCAGCGAAATTGAATTTTTAGAAACCCTTTCTTCTTTTTTAATACTGAAAATCAATGACATTGATTTGCGTAACATTAGATATGGAGCAGTTCATCTCGACGTCTGGTTTGACAATCTGCACATTGATGATGAGAAAGAAATTACATTTTTTGACTTTGATTTTTGCGGCAATGGCTATTTATGCTTTGATATTTCTTACTTCCTATTTCAGTTGCTGACAACCCATTTGAATGAAGAGGAATATCAGGCAAAAGCAGACAGCTTTATCAAAGGTTATGAGACTATAACTGAAATTACTGTTGAAGAAAAAAAGCTCTTACCCTTTGCCTGTCTGGCCATCATGACCTATTACATCAGTGTTCAGTGCGACCGCTTTGACTATTGGACCAATATCTTTTTAAATGAAGATCATTTAAAGCGGATGGTTGGGAATTTGAAACGGTGGATGATTTATCACAGCATTGAGATTGAATAACATGCTTTTAATAGAGTAAATTGCTGTTCAAAGTTTACTGGTAATGAATGCATACGATATGTTCTGTCTTATTAGGAAAAATTAAGGATCACGTTTTTGTTATTTACAGCATATGCCAGTGGTTTCAGATGATTTATCTATATTTAAGAATATTTTTTTGAAAACTGTCCTGCCATTAGACTTGAGCTTTCAGGAACACGTATAGCATAATAAAACAAAGTTAAAAGTAAGACCATTAGATGGGCAGTATATACATAGGAATCGTATTTGTTTTTGTTTGTTTGACCATACTTCTGGTCGCTTGTATCAGGCAAAGAAAGATGAATATCTTGATCCCTACATTCATTTATGCAGTTTTATTTTTGATCTACCTGTCAAAAGCATATGCTGATATTCAGGAGTATGGATCATATAATCAGGAGGATTTTTCTGATGTGACCGGAATTTCCATTGACAACAGGATGATCCGTAAGGACAAATGCAGAAAGCTTTTTGAATCTTTAAAAGATGATGAATTCAGTTGGGTGAATCATCCGGTGAAAAGGAAGGAATACCTGATCAGTATATTTACCCACAGAAAAGTTTATAAGTTTAAAGTCTGGGATACTTATAATCAGGGAGTATTGATCAGTAGAATCAATGATAAAGGGAAAGAATTTGTTACCAACAGGAATGACTATATTATACAATACTTAGAATAAATGTAAAGCTGTCCGGCAGATATAAACTTCATTTTTTACCAATATTTAATTTTTACTTATGGCTTTTAAAACCCTGTCCTCGTTTTTAATCTTTATTTTTTCGTTTACCCATGCTCAGCATGTCAACAGGTTCATCTATGAGCTGCGCTACAAAGACGATTCAGCAAGTGCTTTGCATAAAAGTGAAAGAATGTGTCTGGATATTGATGCTCAAGAATATTCTTTCCGGAGCTATGATAGGTTCATACTGGATTCTTTATACCACTCAGACAATACTAAAGCATATGAGGAAGTCGGGAATATCCTCTATGTATTCAAAAGAAAACCCGGTAAGAACAGCT is part of the Chryseobacterium camelliae genome and encodes:
- a CDS encoding bacteriocin-like protein yields the protein MKNLKTLSRKELKTIKGAASVSKCPPGTYYCPEADVCVPFNAGCYVIVPDIPVEGETAH
- a CDS encoding phosphotransferase — encoded protein: MTEKFPVINSTLSPHSLAKLIQQKYGLSDKAECSVFRLAMNHLYIVYDNENRYVFRVYTHHWRTKLEIEEEIRLLILLKEDGRQVAFPIADQSDGFIQEIEAPEGIRFGVLFSYAKGKKTAKFSNGTSFLIGQALAKIHQSTEHIGLDRLSYNTQNLLKDPVLKIKGFYDKNSSEIEFLETLSSFLILKINDIDLRNIRYGAVHLDVWFDNLHIDDEKEITFFDFDFCGNGYLCFDISYFLFQLLTTHLNEEEYQAKADSFIKGYETITEITVEEKKLLPFACLAIMTYYISVQCDRFDYWTNIFLNEDHLKRMVGNLKRWMIYHSIEIE